One Helicobacter pylori NCTC 11637 = CCUG 17874 = ATCC 43504 = JCM 12093 genomic window, CCCTTAGCCTTAGGGTTAGCTTTTAAGCCGTCTAAAACCGATTTGGTAACATTTTTATCAAAAGAATTGACTCTCACATACAAATAAGGGGTTTCTTTAATCTTTTTCACATAGACAGAGGGAACTTTAATGATGTCTCTAATGATATTAAACACCAAGGGTTTTGGCTCGTTTTTTCTCACAATGGTGATCTGGATAGGGGTCTTTGGCTTGCCGCGCATGAGATTGATCGCATCATCAATGCTCATGCTCAGCGTGCTTTCGTTGTTGATTTTTAGAATGTTATCGCCTGATTTAACCCCAGCCTTGTAAGCGGGAGTGCCTTCTAAGGGGGCAATAACGGTTAAAACGCCATCGCGCATGCCCACCGTGATCCCAAGCCCCCCAAATTCGCCCTCGGTTTGGGCTTGAAATTCCTTAAACTTCTTTTCGTTCAAATACGCTGAATGCGCGTCCAAATTAGAGAGCAAGCCTTCAATCGCTTTAGTCATGATCTCAGAAATACTGATTTTATCCACATACTTTTTTTCAATTTCTGAAACCACATTAGAGAAACGACTGAACGCTTCCACCCTTTTAGCCGCTAATTCTTGCGGATCTTCTTTAACCGGCTTGACCGGCTTTTTTTCCTTAACTTCACCACCATGCAAGCTCACAGCAAGAGAAATCGCTAACAACCCTTTAAAAAGTCGTTTTGTCATTGTTAATAGCACCACCCATTTTTGAGATTAGAAAGAATCACCTTTAAGGTTTTATTCAACTTTTTGCGTTTATTCTATCTAAAATTTAGATAACATGCCCATTCATTCACTCATTTTGAGCCTAAACGATACAACAAAAACGCATAACTCCCCGATCCATTCACATGCAAATCGCAAAGCATGTTCGTTACAAAAAGATTAGAAATGG contains:
- a CDS encoding S41 family peptidase — protein: MTKRLFKGLLAISLAVSLHGGEVKEKKPVKPVKEDPQELAAKRVEAFSRFSNVVSEIEKKYVDKISISEIMTKAIEGLLSNLDAHSAYLNEKKFKEFQAQTEGEFGGLGITVGMRDGVLTVIAPLEGTPAYKAGVKSGDNILKINNESTLSMSIDDAINLMRGKPKTPIQITIVRKNEPKPLVFNIIRDIIKVPSVYVKKIKETPYLYVRVNSFDKNVTKSVLDGLKANPKAKGIVLDLRGNPGGLLNQAVGLSNLFIKEGVLVSQKGKNKEENLEYKANGRAPYTNLPIAVLVNGGSASASEIVAGALQDHKRAVIIGEKTFGKGSVQMLLPVNKDEAIKITTARYYLPSGRTIQAKGITPDIVIYPGKAPENENKFSLKEADLKHHLEQELKKLDDKTPNSKEADKDKKNEEEKEVTPKMINDDIQLKTAIDSLKTWSIVDEKMDEKAPKKK